One window of Nymphaea colorata isolate Beijing-Zhang1983 chromosome 1, ASM883128v2, whole genome shotgun sequence genomic DNA carries:
- the LOC116260497 gene encoding diacylglycerol kinase 1-like, with translation MGDGSSDTNQLLKEFYIPDYIVVPDATFQEMSYMPECPVIVFINSKSGGQLGGDLLKTYRTLLNSAQVFDLGELAPDKVLHQLYGNLQRLKASGDDFASAIEKKMRIIVAGGDGTAGWILGVVCDLKLAQPPPVATVPLGTGNNLPFSFGWGKKNPGTDKESVKSFLYEVKKAKEMKIDSWHVLMRMKAPAEGDCDPVAPLELPHSLHAFKRVSDTDLMNEDGYHTYRGGFWNYFSMGMDAQVSYAFHSERKLHPEKFKNQLVNQSTYAKIGCSQGWFCASLFHPSSRNIAQLANVKIMKKHGRWEDLHIPRSIRSIICLNLPSFSGGLNPWGTPNSKKKRDRDLTVPFVDDGLLEVVGFRDGWHGLVLIAPKGHGTRLAQAHRVRFEFHKGAADHTYMRMDGEPWKQPLPSEDDTVVVEISHLGQVNMLATHGCIAKSFQEPDSPHAHEEEDDDDSMGSEDESEGRRKFGAADTFRIPVDDDLPAP, from the exons ATGGGTGACGGCAGTTCAGACACCAATCAGCTCCTGAAAGAGTTCTATATTCCAGATTACATAGTCGTACCTGATGCCACCTTTCAGGAAATGTCATACATGCCGGAATGTCCAGTGATAGTGTTCATCAACTCCAAAAGTGGAGGTCAGCTTGGTGGAGACTTGCTTAAGACATACCGGACACTTCTTAATTCAGCTCAG GTTTTCGATTTGGGAGAGCTTGCACCCGACAAGGTGCTTCACCAGCTTTATGGAAACCTACAAAGGCTCAAGGCAAGTGGGGACGACTTTGCTTCTGCTattgagaagaagatgagaatAATT GTTGCAGGTGGAGACGGTACAGCAGGTTGGATTCTTGGTGTAGTATGTGATCTCAAATTAGCTCAGCCACCTCCTGTAGCTACAGTGCCTCTAGGAACTGGAAACAATCTTCCATTTTCATTTGGTTGG GGGAAAAAAAACCCTGGTACAGATAAGGAGTCCGTAAAGTCTTTCCTTTATGAAGTGAAGAAGGCAAAGGAGATGAAAATAGATAG TTGGCATGTTCTCATGAGGATGAAAGCTCCAGCAGAAGGTGATTGTGATCCTGTTGCACCTCTAGAGCTGCCACATTCTTTGCATGCATTTAAACGTGTCTCCGACACAGATTTAATGAATGAG GATGGCTATCACACATATCGGGGTGGATTTTGGAACTACTTTAGCATGG GGATGGATGCACAAGTGTCATATGCATTTCATTCAGAGAGGAAGCTGCATccagaaaaattcaaaaatcaattagTTAACCAG AGCACCTATGCGAAGATTGGCTGCTCACAAGGATGGTTTTGTGCTTCACTTTTTCATCCATCATCTCG TAACATTGCTCAACTTGCGAATGTGAAGATAATGAAAAAGCATGGACGTTGGGAGGACCTCCACATTCCACGCAG CATCAGATCTATTATATGCCTAAATTTGCCTAGCTTTTCTGGTGGACTAAATCCCTGGGGAACACCAAACAGTAAGAAGAAGAGAGAT AGGGACTTGACTGTGCCATTTGTGGATGATGGTCTGCTCGAGGTGGTAGGTTTTAGAGATGGTTGGCATGGTCTTGTTTTAATTGCCCCGAAAGGACATGGGACTCGACTTGCACAG GCGCATCGTGTTCGTTTTGAATTCCACAAGGGTGCGGCTGACCATACCTACATGAGAATGGATGGAGAACCATGGAAGCAGCCTCTTCCTAGTGAAGATGATACTGTTGTGGTTGAAATCTCACATCTTGGTCAAGTCAATATGCTAGCTACTCATGGTTGTATAGCCAAGAGTTTCCAGGAACCTGACTCTCCTCATGCGCAcgaagaggaagatgatgatgacagCATGGGATCTGAGGATGAGTCTGAGGGACGAAGGAAGTTTGGAGCAGCTGACACCTTTAGAATACCAGTAGACGATGATCTTCCTGCTCCTTAG